A single window of Chloracidobacterium thermophilum B DNA harbors:
- a CDS encoding DEAD/DEAH box helicase, producing the protein MYAKLFRFWQTIEALSPQGADKPDASNRSFPIYRVEDGNLPPWLDSSHLRRPILANKAWRYSLQCGLFDSLKLAELLTTRISQPDDVLNEKLKGGESRLFDLGFDDSGIPIPETFVLSMACWASGQILQFNVDILEQGGQNNLDDVKVYDHVLPINSGYKGFDALSERLIGYVAKQAAVLQKQNQKATKEWLDHLVRFVADKCYFPKHLFSDQPTYIAKCFQVKVEGKTSAGKPQEGNGQPGDKAGDADESSTAQSDDLIGKPGDKAKDVVGSSAAQRNDLINSFYIGDLTLLKKAAETENLGEGLQAFLAPHNIRPINLRTPEGVRTSLEMLSPERMPRGCWPSDHPLVFSQQLAVNEIWRRLAKEPGLFAVNGPPGTGKTTLLRDIVAAVIVERAAHLVEAVRKNRTFRQEQNQKIGDRLIPYYPFGDAVAGTSIVVVSANNGAVENVSLELPSINSVPDRVEGRYFTELATEVLRAQGQKSASAWGLLAARLGNKQNRTTFLDKFWWAEPCGAETKVGQPWSGEGLRWHLNQIKCGSRQPSMSLEDAIERFVQAQHNEKKARQKLIDAADIPKQIQKKQETYDKALLELQRLADEEAESQHLAYEMDKRILLLDTENNKLGSQICEVEERLTKHDNEKPGFLTWLLTLGRSHRDWRKRKEMIVAEHDNLLKKQGLLMQHKRDAEAIRDKARATLAKLARHKASKRAMANNLCKEIRDLQRKLASTKAELGKHWVDQNCDNDAREKSSPWMTEEWRLAREALFLAALDLHRAFIENNADEMITNLNLVSDWLSGKSLPEQMARTALDTLCLVTPVISTAFASVPRMFADIGREGIGWLLIDEAGQALPQHAAGAIWRAKRTIVVGDPNQLEPVITVPSSVEEALADHYKIKKPWWPTMTSVQRMADQATDIGTSLEDPLGDKLWVGCPLRVHRRCDEPMFSISNHIAYGGMMVFGKPPSSASNLPPSCWIDVHGSRNQRHWIEEEGEVVNSLVCLLLKQFGIEREDIFLVSPFKDCARKLSEIGQQFRLDSKKVGTVHTSQGKEADVVILVLGGDPSRPGAKDWAASKPNLLNVAVSRAKKRLYVIGNAAEWKKRCFFKQAVEKLGTKTFQEFVSQVQSGSDKKAP; encoded by the coding sequence ATGTACGCAAAGCTCTTCAGATTCTGGCAAACCATTGAAGCACTTTCGCCGCAGGGCGCCGATAAGCCTGATGCCTCAAACAGGAGCTTCCCTATCTACCGGGTCGAGGACGGAAACCTGCCACCTTGGCTTGATTCATCGCATCTTCGTCGTCCCATTCTAGCCAATAAGGCCTGGCGCTATTCGTTGCAGTGTGGACTTTTCGACAGCCTAAAACTGGCCGAGTTGTTGACCACAAGGATCAGTCAGCCTGACGACGTCCTCAATGAGAAACTGAAAGGCGGTGAAAGCCGGCTGTTTGATCTTGGCTTTGATGACTCTGGCATCCCGATTCCAGAAACGTTTGTGCTTTCGATGGCCTGTTGGGCATCCGGTCAGATTCTTCAGTTCAATGTTGACATTCTAGAGCAGGGTGGCCAGAACAATCTGGATGACGTCAAGGTGTACGATCACGTGTTGCCGATCAACAGCGGTTATAAGGGTTTCGACGCCCTGTCCGAGCGGCTGATTGGCTATGTGGCAAAGCAAGCGGCTGTGTTGCAGAAACAAAATCAGAAAGCAACGAAAGAATGGCTGGATCATCTCGTCCGTTTCGTGGCTGACAAGTGCTACTTCCCCAAGCACCTTTTTTCTGACCAGCCTACTTATATCGCCAAATGCTTCCAGGTGAAGGTCGAGGGGAAAACCTCTGCCGGGAAACCCCAGGAAGGTAATGGCCAGCCTGGCGACAAAGCCGGGGATGCTGATGAGAGCAGCACAGCACAAAGCGACGACCTCATCGGCAAACCCGGCGACAAAGCCAAGGATGTCGTCGGGAGCAGCGCAGCGCAACGCAACGACCTCATCAACAGCTTTTACATCGGTGATCTCACTCTGCTGAAAAAGGCAGCAGAGACGGAAAACCTTGGCGAAGGCTTACAGGCCTTTCTTGCCCCTCACAACATCAGGCCCATCAATCTGCGCACGCCGGAAGGTGTCCGAACTTCTCTGGAAATGCTTTCGCCCGAACGGATGCCTCGCGGGTGCTGGCCTTCCGATCATCCGCTGGTTTTCAGCCAGCAGCTCGCCGTCAATGAAATCTGGCGCAGGCTGGCAAAAGAACCGGGGCTTTTTGCCGTCAATGGCCCTCCAGGGACAGGGAAGACGACTCTGCTACGCGACATCGTGGCTGCGGTGATAGTAGAACGCGCCGCACATTTGGTCGAGGCGGTTAGGAAGAATCGCACATTTAGACAAGAGCAAAACCAAAAGATCGGCGACAGGCTGATTCCTTACTACCCGTTCGGAGACGCCGTAGCGGGGACTTCCATCGTTGTGGTCTCCGCAAACAACGGAGCAGTCGAGAACGTCTCCTTGGAGCTTCCGTCCATCAACAGTGTGCCGGATCGGGTGGAAGGGCGCTACTTCACGGAGCTTGCCACTGAGGTGCTCAGGGCGCAGGGGCAGAAAAGCGCCAGCGCGTGGGGGCTTCTTGCTGCCCGGTTGGGCAACAAGCAAAACCGGACCACGTTCCTTGACAAGTTCTGGTGGGCAGAACCCTGCGGCGCGGAAACCAAAGTCGGGCAGCCATGGAGCGGCGAGGGATTGCGTTGGCATCTCAACCAAATCAAGTGTGGCAGTCGCCAACCCTCGATGTCATTGGAAGACGCTATCGAGCGGTTCGTGCAGGCGCAACACAACGAGAAGAAAGCCAGACAGAAGCTGATCGACGCAGCAGACATTCCGAAGCAAATCCAGAAAAAACAGGAAACGTATGATAAAGCCTTGCTTGAACTACAACGACTTGCTGACGAGGAGGCAGAGTCGCAGCACCTTGCGTATGAAATGGATAAGCGCATTCTCCTCCTTGACACAGAGAATAACAAGCTGGGGAGTCAAATATGCGAAGTCGAGGAAAGACTCACCAAACATGATAACGAAAAGCCCGGGTTCCTGACTTGGCTGTTAACACTCGGTCGCTCGCATCGTGACTGGCGGAAACGGAAAGAGATGATCGTCGCCGAACACGACAATCTTCTCAAAAAGCAAGGCCTTCTGATGCAGCACAAGAGGGATGCCGAAGCAATTCGTGACAAAGCACGTGCAACCCTCGCCAAACTTGCTCGACACAAAGCATCGAAACGTGCAATGGCGAACAACTTGTGCAAAGAGATTAGGGACTTGCAAAGAAAGCTGGCAAGCACTAAAGCGGAATTGGGTAAGCACTGGGTCGATCAGAACTGTGATAATGATGCCCGAGAGAAGTCCTCTCCCTGGATGACCGAGGAGTGGCGTCTGGCACGGGAAGCGCTTTTCCTGGCGGCACTTGACCTGCACAGGGCGTTTATCGAGAACAACGCCGACGAGATGATCACAAACCTCAATCTTGTCAGTGACTGGTTGAGCGGAAAATCCCTCCCAGAGCAGATGGCTCGCACGGCGCTCGATACACTGTGCCTCGTGACGCCCGTGATCTCGACAGCTTTTGCTTCTGTCCCAAGGATGTTTGCCGACATCGGCCGGGAAGGGATCGGTTGGCTGCTGATTGATGAAGCTGGACAGGCTTTGCCCCAACACGCGGCAGGAGCTATCTGGCGGGCGAAACGCACGATCGTCGTAGGCGATCCCAACCAGCTTGAACCAGTCATCACGGTGCCTTCTTCTGTGGAGGAAGCACTTGCCGATCACTACAAGATCAAAAAGCCCTGGTGGCCGACGATGACATCGGTTCAACGCATGGCTGATCAAGCGACGGACATCGGCACATCGCTAGAAGACCCCCTTGGGGACAAACTTTGGGTGGGCTGTCCGCTGCGTGTGCACCGGCGCTGTGATGAACCGATGTTCTCGATCAGCAACCACATCGCTTATGGCGGGATGATGGTCTTTGGCAAACCTCCCTCGTCAGCATCCAATCTTCCCCCCAGTTGCTGGATCGATGTGCACGGTTCCAGAAACCAGCGCCACTGGATCGAAGAAGAGGGAGAGGTAGTCAACAGCTTGGTCTGTTTGCTGTTGAAGCAATTTGGCATCGAGCGTGAGGACATATTCCTTGTCTCACCCTTCAAGGACTGCGCCAGGAAGCTGTCCGAAATCGGACAGCAGTTTCGTCTCGATTCAAAAAAGGTGGGTACTGTGCATACCTCTCAGGGCAAGGAGGCTGATGTGGTTATTCTGGTGCTCGGCGGCGATCCGAGTAGACCCGGAGCGAAAGACTGGGCCGCATCCAAGCCGAACCTGCTCAACGTGGCTGTAAGTCGCGCAAAGAAGCGTCTTTACGTGATTGGGAACGCCGCAGAATGGAAAAAGCGATGCTTTTTCAAGCAAGCAGTTGAAAAGTTAGGCACAAAGACTTTTCAAGAGTTCGTGAGTCAAGTCCAAAGTGGGTCAGATAAAAAAGCCCCTTGA
- a CDS encoding ArsA family ATPase, whose product MRIVTYFGKGGVGKTTLSAATAVACAARGHKTLLMSVNAGHNLSDVLGTTVGHTPTSVAPNLEAREVSALAELRSQWHEVQDYVATILRGIGTGKSAYVQEVLLFPALEELTAMTEIWRASREGQYEVVVVDTPPTAGMMTLLAGPEGLKWILSSIETWYRRLALVATPVMQSLFPSRNPMDMLPEVSRRVGEMRAALTNPEVTSHRLVTRPERLAVTDGLRLVTYHHLYECPVESIFVNRVRKEVPAQKAALDVLAQKSAGLPVVEVPDQTEEPIGLPALTALAEHLFQTRDPLERALPAPLMTLENTTDGQYVLKLRLPNLELDRLDLVTRAGELVLEIGHFKRNIPLPTEVWSKEAVGADYSGDTLTITFA is encoded by the coding sequence ATGCGGATTGTGACGTACTTTGGCAAAGGGGGCGTTGGAAAAACGACGCTGTCAGCCGCCACGGCCGTGGCCTGTGCCGCCCGGGGGCACAAAACGCTCCTGATGAGCGTCAACGCCGGACATAACCTCAGCGATGTACTTGGCACGACGGTTGGGCATACACCTACTTCGGTTGCTCCCAACCTGGAGGCGCGTGAAGTCAGCGCCCTGGCCGAGTTGCGTAGCCAGTGGCACGAAGTACAGGACTACGTGGCCACCATTCTGCGCGGAATCGGCACGGGCAAGTCGGCTTATGTGCAGGAAGTGCTCCTGTTCCCGGCGCTCGAAGAACTGACGGCGATGACGGAAATCTGGCGGGCCAGCCGCGAAGGGCAGTATGAGGTCGTGGTGGTGGATACACCGCCCACGGCCGGGATGATGACCCTGTTGGCCGGCCCGGAAGGTCTCAAGTGGATACTTTCGAGCATTGAGACCTGGTATCGGCGGTTGGCGCTGGTGGCGACACCCGTGATGCAGTCCCTTTTCCCCAGCCGGAATCCGATGGACATGCTCCCGGAAGTGAGCCGCCGGGTAGGCGAAATGCGGGCGGCGCTCACCAACCCGGAAGTGACCTCGCACCGTCTGGTGACGCGCCCGGAACGGCTGGCGGTGACGGACGGCCTTCGTCTGGTGACGTACCATCACCTGTACGAATGTCCGGTGGAAAGTATCTTCGTCAACCGTGTCCGCAAAGAAGTGCCGGCCCAAAAAGCTGCATTGGATGTCTTGGCGCAAAAGTCTGCCGGGTTGCCGGTGGTTGAAGTCCCTGACCAAACCGAAGAGCCGATTGGGCTGCCAGCATTGACGGCGCTGGCCGAACATCTTTTCCAAACGCGCGATCCACTTGAGCGGGCATTGCCAGCGCCACTGATGACCCTGGAAAACACCACCGATGGTCAATACGTTCTCAAACTCAGGCTTCCCAACCTGGAGCTGGATCGCCTTGACCTTGTTACCCGGGCCGGTGAGCTTGTGCTTGAAATTGGTCATTTCAAGCGGAATATCCCGCTGCCAACCGAAGTCTGGAGCAAGGAAGCCGTTGGCGCCGATTACAGCGGCGATACCCTGACGATCACCTTTGCCTGA
- a CDS encoding M1 family metallopeptidase: protein MTACSLASFLLLGLVTLWPLRPVAMAQRADPEAPPAQWTRISDFDTQHLALDLRFDWPTETVHGTARLTFKPVRSDFRRLTLDAGQPMTVLEVATESGAKLDFQHDKAAEKLTISLDRGYGRSDTVTLVITYQARATPPTGGLFGVFGTGLTFLRPTSTASKRRYQIWSQGETEYNRNWFPCFDFPSDKFTSEVRATVETPYTVISNGRLVSDTDNGDGTHTVHWRMEQPHASYLLSIAIGQYRVITNEYDGIPMQSYVYPDRYADARRAFANLPRMMAFLSTETGIRYPYAKYAQTMIAEFGGGMENITTTHLADNLLPRAHEELDNIEALQAHELAHQWFGNLVTCRDWSEIWLSEGFATYFEALYMGERFGTARLRAILAEHHATYHQAWNEGLRRPMVTRQFAHPDQLFDAYAYSRGALVLDMLRFVVGDEAWREGIRHYLQRHQFQNVETGDFRRAMEEASGMGLDWFFDQWVYRMGHPVFEVTHRYDADRRQLTVKVCQVQKLEPASRHVQTEYFRTPVEVEIVSAQGRRQTVRWFVEAQAEQEFSLLLDAAPRAVRFDPQHRLIREVVGETAPLREVAGVGWWGCQHRHQHWYQPGLSATAVTHRRCNPLLSRVVFSHRHSQHCEDEGHERNDFTR from the coding sequence ATGACTGCCTGCTCCCTCGCCAGCTTCCTGCTCCTTGGACTCGTGACGCTGTGGCCACTCCGGCCGGTCGCCATGGCCCAACGGGCGGACCCGGAAGCCCCGCCCGCCCAGTGGACACGCATCAGTGATTTCGATACGCAGCACCTGGCGCTGGACCTGCGTTTCGACTGGCCAACCGAAACCGTCCACGGCACGGCGCGGTTGACGTTCAAGCCTGTCCGGTCGGATTTCCGCCGCCTCACGCTCGATGCCGGGCAGCCGATGACTGTTCTCGAAGTCGCTACGGAAAGCGGTGCAAAGCTGGACTTCCAGCACGACAAAGCGGCCGAAAAACTCACGATTTCGCTCGACCGAGGCTATGGGCGAAGCGATACCGTGACACTGGTCATCACCTATCAGGCCCGGGCGACACCGCCCACCGGCGGACTCTTCGGCGTGTTTGGCACGGGACTGACATTTCTGCGCCCGACCTCGACGGCTTCCAAACGCCGGTATCAAATCTGGTCCCAGGGTGAGACCGAATACAATCGCAACTGGTTTCCCTGTTTTGACTTTCCCAGTGACAAGTTCACCTCGGAAGTCCGCGCCACGGTTGAAACACCCTACACGGTCATCAGCAACGGGCGGCTGGTTTCGGATACAGACAACGGCGACGGTACGCACACCGTCCACTGGCGGATGGAACAGCCGCATGCCAGTTATCTGCTCTCGATTGCCATCGGGCAGTACCGCGTCATCACCAACGAGTACGACGGCATTCCGATGCAATCCTACGTCTATCCTGACCGGTACGCCGACGCCCGGCGCGCCTTCGCCAACCTGCCGCGCATGATGGCGTTTCTTTCGACCGAAACAGGCATCCGCTACCCTTATGCCAAATATGCCCAGACGATGATTGCCGAGTTTGGCGGCGGCATGGAAAACATCACGACGACCCACCTGGCCGATAACCTGCTCCCCCGCGCCCATGAGGAACTCGATAACATCGAAGCCCTGCAGGCTCACGAACTGGCCCACCAGTGGTTCGGCAATCTGGTGACGTGCCGGGACTGGTCGGAAATCTGGCTGAGCGAAGGTTTTGCCACCTATTTCGAGGCGCTCTACATGGGGGAGCGGTTTGGGACGGCCCGGCTGCGGGCCATCCTGGCCGAACACCACGCCACGTATCACCAGGCCTGGAATGAAGGGCTGCGGCGGCCCATGGTCACCCGGCAGTTCGCCCACCCGGACCAACTCTTTGACGCCTACGCCTATTCACGCGGCGCGCTGGTGCTCGACATGCTGCGGTTTGTCGTCGGCGACGAAGCCTGGCGCGAAGGCATCCGGCACTACCTGCAACGGCACCAGTTCCAGAACGTCGAAACCGGCGACTTCCGGCGGGCGATGGAAGAAGCCAGCGGTATGGGGCTTGACTGGTTCTTTGACCAGTGGGTGTACCGCATGGGACATCCGGTGTTTGAAGTCACCCATCGTTACGACGCCGACCGGCGGCAACTTACCGTGAAGGTTTGCCAGGTGCAGAAGCTGGAGCCGGCATCCCGACACGTGCAGACGGAGTATTTCCGCACCCCAGTTGAAGTGGAGATCGTCTCGGCCCAGGGACGCCGGCAGACTGTCCGGTGGTTTGTCGAAGCCCAGGCCGAGCAGGAATTTTCACTCCTGCTTGACGCTGCGCCACGGGCGGTTCGCTTTGATCCGCAGCACCGCCTGATTCGGGAAGTCGTCGGCGAAACAGCGCCGCTCCGGGAAGTAGCGGGTGTGGGATGGTGGGGCTGTCAGCACCGGCACCAGCACTGGTATCAGCCGGGGCTGTCGGCCACGGCCGTGACACATCGGCGATGCAATCCATTGCTGAGTCGTGTAGTCTTTTCCCACAGGCATTCCCAGCACTGCGAGGACGAGGGCCATGAGCGAAACGACTTCACTCGATGA
- a CDS encoding glycosyltransferase family 2 protein, whose protein sequence is MPTLAVIIIARNEAARLPAALDSVAWAEERIVVVDTTTTDATAEVATAHGARVAWHPFTGYAAQRNFGDTLTTCDWIFCLDADERATPTLHKAIHTALHTPSPCVAFTVRRRNRYLGQWVRYSGWYPDRQLRLYRRGAGQWCGEFIHESFKPTGPVGHLDADIEHDAITSLADHHAKMNHYTDLAARALLAAGQRVPFWKLFFWPPATFFKTYFLRLGCLDGFPGLCIAWFAAHYVFLKYAKARALAAAPPTPDNPALENPAQTPEDATHADLPH, encoded by the coding sequence ATGCCCACCCTTGCCGTCATCATCATCGCCCGCAATGAAGCCGCCCGGTTGCCGGCGGCGCTGGATTCCGTTGCCTGGGCGGAGGAACGCATCGTCGTTGTGGATACAACGACCACCGATGCCACGGCCGAAGTCGCCACAGCACACGGTGCACGGGTGGCCTGGCATCCCTTCACCGGCTATGCCGCACAGCGCAACTTTGGCGACACCCTGACCACCTGCGACTGGATTTTCTGCCTCGACGCCGACGAACGCGCCACGCCGACGCTGCACAAAGCCATTCACACGGCGCTGCACACACCATCGCCCTGCGTAGCCTTCACCGTCCGGCGGCGCAACCGCTACCTTGGGCAGTGGGTGCGGTACAGCGGCTGGTATCCCGACCGCCAGTTACGGCTCTACCGACGCGGTGCCGGGCAATGGTGCGGTGAATTCATTCACGAGTCCTTCAAGCCAACGGGACCGGTCGGCCACCTCGACGCGGACATCGAGCACGACGCCATCACCTCCCTTGCGGACCACCACGCCAAAATGAACCATTACACCGACCTAGCCGCCCGGGCACTGCTGGCTGCCGGGCAGCGGGTTCCGTTCTGGAAGCTGTTTTTCTGGCCGCCAGCCACCTTTTTCAAAACCTATTTCCTGCGCCTGGGCTGTCTCGACGGCTTTCCGGGCCTGTGCATTGCCTGGTTTGCCGCGCATTACGTGTTTTTGAAGTACGCCAAGGCCCGCGCCCTTGCTGCCGCACCGCCCACGCCGGATAACCCGGCGCTGGAAAACCCGGCACAGACGCCGGAAGACGCCACCCACGCGGACTTGCCTCACTGA
- a CDS encoding MXAN_5187 C-terminal domain-containing protein, protein MSETTSLDEQLSQLETEIRRLKIEFDIFFNGGRERPPYDTKHRIDKMVKRIEENKSLRFQQRFRFNQILARLSAFQRLWDRTVKDREEGRDLRTQYLVNFRENEERRREEFSEAIDELDVDAVFSDFRNNPLPPRFEPTTVQIGRNVSQEQQESNIRKLYESLQHAKRTVGEPITTSYEQFRQVIVQNTQKLCAERQTDQVHFTVDIVDGKVKFKAK, encoded by the coding sequence ATGAGCGAAACGACTTCACTCGATGAGCAACTCAGTCAGCTCGAAACCGAAATCCGCCGTCTCAAAATCGAGTTTGACATCTTTTTCAATGGGGGACGGGAGCGCCCGCCTTACGACACCAAGCACCGCATTGACAAGATGGTGAAGCGAATCGAGGAAAACAAATCGCTGCGGTTTCAGCAACGGTTTCGCTTCAATCAAATCCTGGCGCGTCTGTCAGCTTTTCAGCGGCTCTGGGACCGCACCGTGAAAGACCGGGAAGAAGGACGTGACCTGCGTACGCAGTATCTGGTGAACTTCCGTGAAAACGAGGAGCGCCGCCGCGAAGAGTTCAGCGAAGCCATTGACGAACTCGATGTGGATGCCGTGTTCAGTGATTTCAGAAACAACCCGCTGCCGCCACGTTTTGAACCCACTACGGTACAGATTGGCCGCAACGTGTCGCAGGAACAGCAGGAATCCAACATCCGCAAGCTTTACGAAAGTCTCCAGCACGCCAAGCGCACGGTGGGTGAGCCGATCACCACGAGTTATGAGCAGTTCCGGCAGGTCATTGTCCAGAACACCCAGAAACTGTGCGCCGAACGCCAGACGGATCAAGTGCACTTCACCGTGGACATCGTTGACGGCAAAGTGAAGTTCAAAGCCAAATAA
- a CDS encoding Co/Zn/Cd efflux system protein yields MGNCCHDEGAFNPCSARQRRTLWLTLGINALMFGVIVGAAWYGRSMALLADSLDNLGDALTYGLSLYVVSRDRIAKARRHVVLVNNFPSIGSAEATSV; encoded by the coding sequence ATGGGAAACTGCTGCCACGACGAAGGTGCGTTCAACCCCTGTTCCGCGCGGCAACGGCGTACGCTGTGGCTGACGCTCGGCATCAACGCGCTCATGTTTGGCGTGATAGTCGGTGCGGCGTGGTATGGCCGTTCGATGGCCCTGCTGGCGGACAGCCTGGACAACCTGGGCGATGCGCTGACCTACGGACTGAGCCTCTACGTGGTTTCCCGTGACCGCATAGCCAAGGCGCGCCGCCATGTGGTACTGGTGAATAATTTTCCGTCAATCGGGTCTGCTGAAGCAACGAGCGTATGA
- a CDS encoding APC family permease, which yields MASVPTDEPQLRRGLTLTDALALTVGTIIGTGVFLKTAVMGQALGSPLAVLAAWVAAGLLSLAGALTYAELGAMLPRAGGEYVFLRAAYGDWLAFLYGWMRFAVAAAGSIAIYGVGFAIFLGGVVDYGRPWYVTTFRLFGADMAWQFGPRQLIAIGAIALFSLLNSLGVVVGGRLQSVLTAVKVGAIVAIVGGILLGSPTGKWSNVWDSDVPATVNVTTFGAAMLAALWAFDGWNNLPMAAGEVQHPERNIPRALIFGMLIVLTVYGLANLAYCYALPMSAIATANSTAYPEAPPVATRAAQTFFGDGGARLVSVAFVLSSLGALNGSILTNARVPYAMARDGLFFARFGQLNRAAVPAWAMLAQGLWACVLAVSGTFDQLTDYVVFASWVFYGLVTAGVFVLRRTQPQVVRPYRTLGYPVVPLVFLGVAGWLIVNTLATNPVSSGIGLGIIALGLPLYGFNCRQMRQRTTEQHVNNAPVQ from the coding sequence ATGGCTTCTGTACCGACCGACGAACCACAACTCCGGCGTGGACTGACCCTGACCGACGCGCTGGCGCTGACCGTTGGGACGATCATCGGAACGGGTGTTTTTCTCAAGACGGCCGTGATGGGACAGGCACTCGGTTCACCACTGGCCGTGCTGGCCGCCTGGGTGGCTGCCGGTTTGCTCTCTCTGGCCGGCGCGCTCACCTACGCCGAACTGGGCGCAATGCTGCCACGCGCTGGCGGCGAGTATGTGTTTCTGCGCGCCGCTTATGGCGACTGGCTGGCCTTTCTCTACGGCTGGATGCGGTTTGCTGTGGCTGCGGCCGGTTCGATAGCCATTTACGGCGTGGGATTTGCCATTTTCCTGGGCGGGGTCGTGGACTATGGCCGTCCCTGGTATGTCACGACATTCCGCCTTTTCGGGGCTGATATGGCCTGGCAGTTCGGGCCGCGCCAGCTCATCGCCATTGGCGCGATTGCCTTGTTTTCACTGCTCAACAGTCTGGGTGTCGTGGTTGGGGGGCGGCTGCAATCCGTACTGACGGCCGTCAAGGTCGGCGCCATCGTCGCCATTGTGGGCGGTATTCTGCTTGGCTCGCCGACCGGGAAATGGTCCAACGTCTGGGACTCTGATGTGCCGGCAACAGTCAACGTCACAACCTTCGGGGCGGCCATGCTGGCGGCGCTGTGGGCGTTCGATGGTTGGAACAACCTGCCGATGGCGGCCGGCGAGGTGCAGCATCCCGAACGGAACATCCCACGGGCGCTCATCTTCGGCATGCTGATCGTGCTGACGGTGTATGGCCTGGCCAACCTGGCGTACTGCTACGCCCTGCCGATGAGCGCCATTGCCACGGCCAACTCCACGGCCTACCCGGAAGCGCCGCCGGTGGCGACCAGAGCCGCCCAGACATTCTTTGGCGACGGCGGGGCCCGGCTGGTGTCCGTGGCGTTCGTGCTGTCGAGCCTGGGTGCGCTCAACGGTTCTATTCTGACCAACGCGCGGGTGCCCTACGCCATGGCGCGGGACGGCCTGTTTTTTGCCCGCTTCGGGCAGCTCAACCGGGCGGCCGTGCCAGCCTGGGCCATGCTGGCGCAGGGACTCTGGGCCTGCGTTCTGGCGGTGTCCGGCACGTTTGACCAGTTGACGGATTATGTCGTCTTTGCGTCTTGGGTGTTTTACGGCCTCGTCACGGCCGGGGTATTCGTGTTGCGCCGGACGCAGCCGCAGGTGGTGCGTCCCTACCGGACGCTGGGGTATCCCGTTGTGCCGCTGGTGTTTCTCGGCGTGGCCGGGTGGCTCATCGTCAACACGCTGGCGACCAATCCGGTTTCATCCGGGATTGGTCTGGGCATCATTGCTCTTGGGTTGCCGCTCTACGGATTCAATTGCCGCCAGATGCGCCAGCGCACAACCGAACAGCATGTCAACAATGCTCCGGTTCAGTGA
- a CDS encoding cation transporter → MGSCCHHESSFSPCSARQRRTLWLTLGINALMFGVIVGAAWYGRSTALLADSLDNLGDALTYGLSLYVVSRDRAAKARVALFKGGLIFAAAAGVVVQIVHRLFHPGVPLFEVMGVFSLLGLAANGACLWLLWQHRQEDINMSSVWACSRNDVAGNVAVLVAAALVWLTGAAWPDVVVASGLVLLLLVSSVRVLSAALAELRITAKASPAQTTDLPTSLPG, encoded by the coding sequence ATGGGAAGCTGCTGCCACCACGAAAGTTCGTTCAGTCCATGCTCTGCGCGGCAACGGCGTACGCTGTGGCTGACGCTCGGCATCAACGCGCTCATGTTTGGCGTGATAGTCGGTGCGGCGTGGTATGGCCGTTCGACGGCCCTGCTGGCGGACAGCCTGGACAACCTGGGCGATGCGCTGACCTACGGACTGAGCCTCTACGTGGTTTCCCGTGACCGGGCCGCCAAGGCGCGCGTCGCCCTGTTCAAAGGTGGACTCATCTTCGCCGCCGCCGCAGGGGTTGTGGTGCAAATCGTCCACCGGCTCTTCCATCCGGGCGTGCCGTTGTTTGAGGTCATGGGCGTCTTCAGTCTGCTCGGACTCGCCGCCAATGGCGCCTGCCTGTGGCTTCTGTGGCAGCACCGCCAGGAAGACATCAACATGAGTTCCGTCTGGGCCTGTTCCCGGAACGATGTGGCGGGGAATGTGGCGGTGCTGGTGGCGGCCGCACTGGTGTGGCTGACAGGGGCGGCGTGGCCAGATGTCGTGGTGGCCAGCGGGCTGGTGCTTCTGCTGCTCGTTTCGTCGGTACGGGTGCTTTCGGCGGCGCTGGCCGAACTCCGCATCACGGCCAAAGCGTCCCCTGCCCAAACAACGGACCTGCCCACCAGCTTACCCGGATGA